One genomic segment of Methanolinea mesophila includes these proteins:
- a CDS encoding threonine--tRNA ligase produces MRLLLIHSDFIEYEAKKKTGMAEDARILKDSQEEALTVFSAVESVDEDDIEGVVSQAVEEISRTADQLSVENIVIYPYAHLSSDLARPDAAVAALKLMETALQDVGYNVKRAPFGWYKSFRISCKGHPLSELSKTIVPSEEAAKKEKKEVTHTFFVLTPDGARHEVDGFIDDSPFGCLLKKELGVAEGAGGEPLHVELMRSKELVDYEPVSDVGHLRWMPRGKLVRDLLADYVLCKVLPYGATPVETPVMYDLADQAIYEHADKFGERQYRFKSGNRNMMLRFAACFGMFSIMRDMHISPNTLPMKMYELSTYSFRHEQKGEVIGLKRLRAFTMPDMHSLCRDMDEALGCFEEQLQMGWETGRDFGTRLVGVFRCTQEFYDQYQDWIKKIVADSGVPLLIEVLSDRVHYWIAKVDLAAIDGQGRPIENPTVQIDVESSTRFDIKYHMDGQEVHPPILHCSPTGSVERVICAILENTGNMPVPSFPTWLSPTQVRVIPVTERHLEYAEQLARRLNTEQIRTDLDDRDESVGKKVREAGMDWVPFVVVVGDAEVDTGKLTVTIRGKSQPNKPHKETMELPELIGTVKGELEGMPFRPLYTPMKLSRKARYI; encoded by the coding sequence ATGCGACTTCTGCTGATACATTCTGATTTTATCGAATATGAGGCCAAGAAAAAGACCGGGATGGCAGAAGATGCCAGGATACTGAAGGACTCCCAGGAAGAAGCCCTCACCGTCTTTTCCGCTGTGGAATCCGTGGACGAGGATGACATCGAGGGCGTGGTGTCCCAGGCGGTGGAGGAGATCTCCCGCACGGCCGACCAGCTCTCTGTGGAGAACATCGTTATCTATCCCTACGCCCACCTCTCGAGCGACCTCGCCCGGCCCGATGCCGCGGTTGCGGCCCTGAAACTGATGGAGACCGCGCTGCAGGACGTAGGCTACAACGTGAAACGTGCCCCGTTCGGGTGGTACAAGTCCTTCCGTATCTCCTGCAAGGGTCACCCGCTCTCGGAGCTCTCAAAGACCATCGTCCCGTCCGAGGAGGCGGCCAAGAAGGAGAAGAAAGAGGTTACCCATACGTTCTTCGTACTCACCCCGGACGGCGCCCGGCACGAGGTGGACGGGTTCATCGACGACTCGCCGTTCGGGTGCCTCCTGAAGAAAGAGCTCGGCGTCGCTGAAGGCGCGGGCGGAGAGCCCCTCCACGTGGAACTCATGCGGTCAAAGGAGCTCGTCGATTACGAGCCGGTGAGCGACGTGGGCCACCTGCGGTGGATGCCCCGGGGGAAGCTGGTCCGGGACCTCCTCGCGGATTACGTGCTCTGCAAGGTGCTCCCTTACGGGGCCACCCCGGTGGAGACCCCGGTGATGTACGACCTCGCGGACCAGGCAATCTACGAACATGCCGACAAGTTCGGGGAACGGCAGTACCGGTTCAAGAGCGGAAACAGGAACATGATGCTCCGGTTCGCCGCCTGTTTCGGGATGTTCTCCATCATGCGGGACATGCACATCTCGCCGAACACCCTGCCCATGAAAATGTATGAACTCTCCACCTACTCCTTCCGTCACGAGCAGAAAGGTGAGGTCATCGGGCTGAAGCGCCTTCGGGCGTTCACCATGCCGGACATGCACAGCCTGTGCAGGGACATGGACGAGGCGCTCGGGTGCTTCGAGGAGCAGCTGCAGATGGGATGGGAGACCGGGAGGGACTTCGGCACCCGTCTTGTCGGGGTCTTCCGCTGCACCCAGGAGTTCTACGACCAGTACCAGGACTGGATCAAAAAGATCGTGGCCGATTCCGGAGTTCCCCTTTTGATAGAGGTTCTCTCCGACCGGGTTCACTACTGGATCGCCAAGGTGGACCTCGCCGCCATCGATGGACAGGGAAGGCCCATCGAGAACCCCACGGTTCAGATTGACGTTGAATCCTCCACCCGTTTCGATATCAAGTACCACATGGACGGGCAGGAGGTGCACCCGCCGATCCTCCACTGCTCCCCGACCGGGAGTGTGGAACGTGTCATATGTGCCATCCTTGAAAATACCGGGAACATGCCGGTTCCATCCTTCCCCACCTGGCTCTCCCCCACTCAGGTCAGGGTAATCCCTGTCACCGAAAGACACCTCGAGTACGCCGAGCAACTCGCCCGCAGGCTGAATACCGAGCAGATCAGGACCGACCTCGACGACCGGGACGAGAGCGTCGGTAAAAAAGTCAGGGAAGCAGGGATGGACTGGGTGCCCTTCGTGGTGGTGGTCGGCGATGCCGAGGTCGATACCGGCAAGCTTACCGTGACCATCCGGGGAAAATCCCAGCCGAACAAGCCCCACAAAGAGACCATGGAACTTCCTGAACTCATCGGCACGGTTAAGGGGGAACTCGAAGGAATGCCGTTCCGCCCGCTGTACACCCCGATGAAACTCTCCAGGAAAGCGCGGTATATCTGA
- a CDS encoding phosphoglycerol geranylgeranyltransferase — MQAKWRNWVHVTKLDPDKFITPQAVEEVATSGTDALMLSGTLNVTKDNMGRLREQVASYGLPLVVEPAGPEAVIFDGIDYLFVPSVMNTTDVQWLVGKHRDWVMHQRVEWEKVVPEAYIVLNPDSAVGRVTKAVCSLGEKEVSALASVADRYFRFPIVYIEYSGMYGDPKIVKAASESVEHASLFYGGGIDSPERAAEMARFADTIVVGNAVYDAGVAVLRATVKAVQ; from the coding sequence ATGCAGGCGAAATGGCGGAACTGGGTTCACGTGACAAAACTGGACCCGGATAAATTCATCACCCCCCAGGCGGTGGAGGAGGTGGCGACCAGCGGTACCGATGCCCTGATGCTCTCGGGAACCCTGAACGTGACGAAAGACAACATGGGCCGGCTCCGGGAGCAGGTTGCATCCTATGGGCTTCCCCTGGTGGTCGAACCGGCAGGGCCCGAAGCGGTGATCTTCGACGGGATCGATTACCTCTTCGTGCCTTCGGTGATGAACACTACCGATGTGCAGTGGCTGGTGGGAAAGCACCGGGACTGGGTCATGCACCAGCGGGTAGAATGGGAAAAGGTCGTCCCCGAGGCCTATATCGTGCTGAACCCCGACAGCGCAGTAGGAAGGGTCACCAAAGCCGTATGCAGCCTCGGCGAGAAGGAGGTTTCGGCGCTCGCCAGCGTGGCGGACCGTTACTTCAGGTTCCCCATCGTGTACATCGAGTACAGCGGTATGTACGGGGATCCGAAGATTGTGAAGGCCGCGTCCGAATCCGTGGAACATGCCTCGCTCTTCTACGGGGGAGGGATCGACTCTCCGGAACGCGCAGCCGAGATGGCACGTTTCGCTGATACCATCGTGGTCGGCAATGCGGTCTACGATGCAGGAGTCGCCGTGCTCAGGGCGACGGTCAAGGCGGTCCAGTAA
- a CDS encoding acylphosphatase: MKRITANVSGRVQGVGYRYFVTDRACEIGVKGYAKNLADGSVEVVAEGTESRLREFAGTLSAKDDSVIRVEGIEIEWSDATGEFAGFGIRR; encoded by the coding sequence ATGAAACGGATAACCGCGAACGTATCCGGCAGGGTCCAGGGAGTAGGATACCGGTATTTCGTCACCGATCGTGCCTGCGAGATCGGGGTGAAGGGGTATGCAAAAAACCTGGCCGACGGTTCGGTGGAGGTCGTTGCCGAGGGGACCGAATCGCGACTCCGGGAATTCGCCGGCACACTGTCAGCGAAGGATGATTCGGTCATCAGGGTCGAGGGCATTGAGATCGAATGGTCGGATGCGACCGGTGAATTTGCCGGGTTTGGTATTCGCCGTTGA
- a CDS encoding flavodoxin family protein produces MKTCIIFHSYTGITRGVAEQVQAACGGDMIEVKPRQKYSTLTAYTVGCLRARNEEAEPIEPAYIDVAGYDLLVIGTPVWAFKSTPAVNGAINALEHCDGKKGIIFATCGGKAGDTTAILKRALTEKGVDVMREFVFDRKDLSDDTKVKALIEAVRTVGNAG; encoded by the coding sequence ATGAAGACCTGCATTATTTTTCACTCGTATACGGGGATAACCCGGGGGGTCGCGGAACAAGTTCAGGCTGCCTGCGGGGGCGATATGATCGAAGTGAAGCCCAGACAGAAGTACAGCACCCTTACCGCGTATACCGTCGGATGTCTCCGCGCCAGGAACGAAGAGGCCGAACCGATCGAGCCCGCATATATCGATGTGGCGGGGTACGATCTCCTGGTAATCGGAACCCCGGTCTGGGCGTTCAAGTCTACCCCGGCGGTCAATGGGGCCATCAATGCCCTCGAACACTGCGACGGCAAAAAGGGAATTATTTTTGCAACCTGCGGGGGGAAGGCGGGTGACACGACTGCCATCCTGAAACGGGCACTTACAGAAAAGGGTGTTGACGTGATGCGGGAGTTCGTGTTCGACCGGAAGGATCTCAGTGATGACACGAAGGTGAAGGCACTGATCGAAGCCGTTCGAACGGTTGGAAATGCAGGATAA
- a CDS encoding RNA methyltransferase, which yields MPQIDIVLISPIYEGNVGFTARVMKNFGFSRLVLVDPCPLGDEAKARASHAQDVLKSAEVCTIEQVFSRSHLTVATTGEVSKSICNPMRMPYFSPRELAGLLPKVKGRISILFGRENWGLNNEEIGRSDIICSIPTSPEYPILNLSHAVGVICYELAGLPRGEYLLASPLEMEHLYAHMDRYLDRIEHPRFKRANTLLMMRRILGRAQLTAREASTLHGLMRRSEWHIREHEEE from the coding sequence ATGCCCCAGATCGATATCGTACTCATAAGCCCTATCTACGAGGGGAATGTAGGGTTCACCGCCCGGGTGATGAAGAACTTCGGTTTTTCCCGGCTCGTGCTGGTCGATCCCTGCCCGCTCGGGGACGAGGCGAAGGCCCGCGCCTCCCACGCACAGGACGTACTGAAGAGCGCGGAAGTGTGCACCATTGAGCAGGTCTTCTCCCGGAGCCACCTCACGGTTGCGACGACCGGAGAGGTTTCCAAGTCCATCTGCAACCCGATGCGGATGCCCTATTTTTCTCCGCGCGAACTCGCGGGACTGCTCCCCAAGGTAAAGGGGAGGATCTCGATCCTTTTCGGAAGGGAGAACTGGGGACTGAACAACGAGGAGATCGGGAGGAGCGATATCATATGTTCCATCCCCACTTCCCCGGAATACCCCATCCTCAACCTGTCCCACGCAGTGGGGGTGATCTGCTACGAACTTGCGGGCCTCCCGCGCGGCGAATACCTGCTCGCGTCCCCCCTTGAAATGGAGCACCTCTATGCACACATGGACCGGTACCTCGACCGGATAGAACACCCCCGGTTCAAACGGGCAAACACCCTCCTGATGATGCGACGCATCCTGGGCAGGGCACAGCTCACCGCCCGGGAGGCGAGCACCCTGCACGGCCTGATGCGACGCTCGGAGTGGCACATCCGGGAGCACGAAGAGGAATAG
- a CDS encoding YbhB/YbcL family Raf kinase inhibitor-like protein, whose translation MIRTVLLVTAFVLLVMGVLIAGCSSPALHSPPGASGGNSGSLEIQVGSLHPGSALPVEYTCAGAGISPAISWTGVPPGTRSLVLILHDPDAPLAGGFTHWIVYNIPPDSPGIPGNVTSARELPGGGFQGQNSRGSSGYIPPCPPEGSAPHHYVFSIYALDTAIENPNPNRSAILADITGHTIGEAEVIVIYGQ comes from the coding sequence ATGATACGAACCGTACTCCTTGTAACGGCCTTTGTTCTTCTGGTTATGGGGGTGCTTATCGCGGGATGCAGTAGTCCGGCTTTGCATTCACCGCCGGGCGCATCCGGGGGCAACTCGGGATCTCTTGAGATACAGGTGGGCTCCCTCCACCCGGGATCCGCCCTACCTGTTGAGTATACCTGTGCCGGAGCCGGCATCTCACCCGCGATATCCTGGACGGGGGTCCCTCCCGGCACAAGGTCGCTTGTCCTTATCCTGCATGACCCGGACGCTCCGCTGGCGGGTGGTTTCACCCACTGGATAGTCTACAATATCCCTCCCGATTCGCCGGGAATTCCAGGAAATGTTACATCCGCCCGTGAATTACCCGGAGGAGGATTTCAGGGCCAGAACAGCAGGGGGAGCAGCGGATATATCCCCCCATGCCCGCCGGAGGGGAGCGCCCCCCACCATTACGTGTTTTCGATCTATGCTCTCGATACCGCGATCGAAAATCCCAACCCCAACCGATCGGCGATCCTCGCAGATATCACGGGGCACACGATCGGTGAGGCCGAGGTCATCGTGATATACGGACAATAA
- the dcd gene encoding dCTP deaminase, translating to MILVDWQILDRVARGFIRIDPFDPVLVQPNSLDIRLGDHFAWYEPGPEVIDPYNSETIHEKTGQCTADSIVLHPGKFLLAETMEVIELPDNIVASIEGKSSIARLGVELHQTGGWIDAGFRGSITLEMCNVNQRPVRIYAGMPIGQLVFYTTERAVTPYNKKCDAKYMDQRQATLSRYHKNPRE from the coding sequence ATGATCCTTGTCGACTGGCAGATCCTGGACCGGGTGGCCCGGGGCTTTATCCGCATCGACCCCTTTGATCCCGTTCTCGTCCAGCCAAACTCCCTCGATATCCGGCTGGGGGACCACTTTGCGTGGTACGAGCCGGGACCCGAGGTCATCGATCCCTATAACAGCGAAACGATCCATGAAAAGACCGGGCAGTGCACCGCAGATTCCATCGTACTCCACCCGGGAAAATTCCTGCTCGCGGAGACCATGGAGGTGATCGAACTCCCCGACAATATCGTGGCGAGCATCGAAGGAAAGAGCAGTATCGCCCGACTCGGGGTGGAGCTCCACCAGACCGGGGGATGGATCGACGCGGGCTTCCGCGGTTCGATCACCCTCGAGATGTGCAATGTGAACCAGCGGCCCGTGAGGATTTATGCCGGGATGCCTATCGGGCAGCTGGTCTTTTACACCACCGAGCGGGCCGTGACCCCCTACAACAAAAAATGTGATGCGAAATATATGGATCAGCGGCAGGCCACCCTCTCCCGGTACCACAAGAACCCCCGGGAGTAG